In one Brassica oleracea var. oleracea cultivar TO1000 chromosome C9, BOL, whole genome shotgun sequence genomic region, the following are encoded:
- the LOC106317050 gene encoding protein WUSCHEL-like, with protein MEQPQHHHHHHQQTDQESGNNNKSGSGCYPCRQTSTRWTPTTEQIRILKDLYYNSGVRSPTADQIQKISARLRQYGKIEGKNVFYWFQNHKARERQKKRFNGTTMTTPTTSSPNSVMMANDHYHHNHHPLLQHHHHGVTMHRPASVNIKLDQENHLLHQNISYPNFHNGNLNHASSGTEYGALNASSNGYMSSHLYGSTEHDYSVSYNNVSGGWTNMDHNHHYSAPAYNFFDRPKPLSGLEDHEEEEYGGDAYLEHRRTLSLFPMHCEDNINGGGGAFLKYGQSDGRDYYGRGSCASLKLCLNSYAGVSPD; from the exons ATGGAGCAACCGCAACATCATCACCATCACCATCAACAAACCGACCAAGAGAGCGGTAACAACAATAAGTCCGGCTCTGGTTGTTACCCATGTCGCCAAACGAGCACAAGATGGACACCAACGACGGAGCAGATCAGAATCCTCAAAGATCTCTACTACAACAGCGGAGTTCGGTCACCAACAGCCGACCAGATCCAGAAGATCTCTGCACGGCTGAGACAGTACGGAAAGATCGAGGGTAAGAACGTCTTTTACTGGTTCCAGAACCATAAGGCTCGTGAGCGACAGAAGAAGAGATTCAACGGCACAACCATGACCACACCAACAACTTCATCCCCCAACTCGGTTATGATGGCCAACGACCATTATCATCATAACCATCATCCTCTTCTTCAGCACCATCATCATGGTGTTACCATGCATAGGCCTGCTTCGGTCAATATTAAGCTTGACCAAGAAAATCATCTCCTTCATCAGAACATATCTTATCCCAACTTTCATAACG GGAATTTAAATCATGCAAGTTCAGGCACTGAATATGGTGCTCTTAATGCTTCTTCTAATGGCTACATGAGTAGCCATCTCTATGGATCTACG GAACACGACTATTCAGTGAGCTACAACAACGTAAGTGGAGGATGGACAAACATGGATCATAATCATCATTACTCAGCTCCAGCTTACAACTTCTTCGATAGACCAAAGCCTCTGTCTGGACTGGAAGATCATGAAGAAGAAGAATATGGTGGCGATGCTTATCTGGAACATAGACGTACACTTTCTCTCTTCCCTATGCACTGTGAGGATAACATCAACGGCGGTGGTGGTGCCTTTTTGAAGTACGGACAATCGGACGGTCGTGATTATTATGGTAGAGGCTCTTGTGCTTCTCTCAAGTTATGTTTAAACTCCTACGCAGGCGTCTCACCGGATTAA